The following proteins are encoded in a genomic region of Zea mays cultivar B73 chromosome 9, Zm-B73-REFERENCE-NAM-5.0, whole genome shotgun sequence:
- the LOC103639431 gene encoding LRR receptor kinase SERK2 produces the protein MSSRSSLLPLPLLLLCAAAAAASSRNAELDALMELKAALDPAGRALASWARGGDPCGRGDYFEGVACDARGRVATISLQGKGLAGAVPPALAMLPALTGLYLHYNALRGEIPRELGALPGLAELYLGVNNLSGPIPVELGRLGSLQVLQLGYNQLTGSIPTQLGHLNKLTVLALQSNQLSGAIPASLGDLPALARLDLSSNQLFGSIPSKLAEIPRLATLDLRNNTLSGSVPSGLKKLNEGFLYENNPELCGAQFDSLKACPNDGNDDGRTPRKPESTSVKPQQIQKTADLNRNCGDGGCSKPSTLSTGAVVAGTVVIVAGAAACGLSAFSWHRRQKQKVGSSSVEHLEGRPSLDRSKEAYQRSAVSSLMNVEYSSGGWDTSSEGSQSQHGVARLSSSTEGGSPSVRSFNLEEVECATQYFSDANLIGKSGFAATYKGVLRDGTAVAVKSISKNSCKSEEADFLRGLRTLTSLRHENLVGLRGFCRSRASGGCFLVYEFMANGSLSRYLDAKEGDAADAAAVLDWPTRVSIIKGVAKGIEYLHSSKLAHQSISADKVLLDHLYAPRLSGAGLHRLLADDVVFAALKDSAAMGYLAPEYATTGRSTDKQGDVYAFGVVVLQVLAGRRAVSPPHLQQGGGGGGRLDDLVDPRLRGRFSRAEAAKLAGVALLCTAEAPAQRPTMTAVLQQLGTSSQ, from the exons ATGTCGTCCCGGAGCtccctcctcccgctcccgctcctgctcctctgcgccgccgccgccgccgcgtcgtCGCGCAACGCCGAGCTGGACGCGCTGATGGAGCTGAAGGCGGCGCTAGACCCAGCGGGGCGCGCTCTGGcctcgtgggcgcgcggcggcgacCCCTGCGGCCGCGGCGACTACTTCGAGGGCGTCGCCTGCGACGCCCGTGGCAGGGTCGCCACCATCTCGCTCCAGGGGAAGGGGCTCGCTGGCGCCGTCCCTCCCGCGCTCGCCATGCTCCCGGCCCTCACCGGCCTCTACCTACACTACAACGCCCTGCGCGGGGAGATACCGCGCGAGCTCGGCGCCCTCCCTGGCCTCGCCGAGCTCTACCTCGGTGTCAACAACCTTTCCGGCCCCATCCCCGTCGAGCTGGGCCGACTCGGTAGCCTCCAAG TGCTGCAGCTCGGCTACAACCAGCTCACAGGGAGCATTCCAACCCAGCTGGGCCACCTAAACAAGCTCACTGTTCTCGCCCTTCAGTCCAACCAGCTCAGCGGCGCGATCCCGGCATCCCTCGGGGACTTGCCGGCGCTGGCACGGCTAGACTTGAGCTCCAACCAACTCTTCGGCTCAATCCCCTCCAAGCTCGCTGAGATCCCTCGTCTTGCAACGCTAGACCTCCGGAACAACACACTTTCAGGAAGTGTTCCATCTG GTCTGAAGAAGCTGAACGAGGGGTTTCTGTACGAGAACAATCCGGAGCTCTGTGGAGCGCAGTTCGATTCTCTGAAAGCTTGTCCTAACGATGGCAACGATGACGGCAGAACGCCCCGGAAACCTGAATCGACCTCTGTCAAGCCCCAGCAGATTCAAAAGACGGCCGACCTCAACCGGAACTGCGGCGACGGAGGCTGCTCGAAGCCTTCGACGCTCTCTACAGGGGCTGTTGTTGCCGGAACAGTCGTCATCGTGGCAGGAGCAGCGGCCTGTGGCCTGTCCGCGTTCTCATGGCACCGCCGCCAGAAGCAGAAGGTCGGCAGCAGTTCGGTCGAGCATCTGGAAGGCCGGCCTAGCCTGGACCGGTCGAAGGAAGCATACCAGAGAAGCGCCGTGTCGTCACTGATGAACGTCGAGTACTCCAGTGGCGGCTGGGACACTTCATCCGAGGGGTCACAGTCACAGCATGGGGTGGCGAGGCTGTCGTCGTCGACAGAGGGTGGTTCCCCGAGCGTGAGGTCGTTCAACCTCGAGGAGGTGGAGTGCGCCACGCAGTACTTCTCGGACGCGAACCTGATCGGCAAGAGCGGTTTCGCCGCGACGTACAAGGGGGTCTTGCGGGACGGGACGGCTGTTGCGGTGAAGAGCATCAGCAAGAACAGCTGCAAGTCGGAGGAGGCCGACTTCCTGAGGGGCCTCCGCACGCTGACGTCGCTGCGGCACGAGaacctcgtcggcctgaggggatTCTGCCGGTCCCGGGCGAGCGGGGGGTGCTTCCTCGTCTACGAGTTCATGGCCAACGGAAGCCTTTCTCGGTACCTCGACGCCAAGGAAGGCGATGCGGCGGACGCCGCCGCCGTCCTCGACTGGCCTACACGGGTCTCCATCATCAAAGGCGTCGCCAAGG GCATCGAGTACCTGCACAGCAGCAAGCTGGCGCACCAGAGCATCTCGGCGGACAAGGTCCTGCTCGACCACCTCTACGCGCCGCGCCTCTCCGGCGCGGGCCTGCACAGGCTGCTGGCCGACGACGTGGTGTTCGCGGCGCTCAAGGACAGCGCGGCCATGGGGTACCTGGCTCCCGAGTACGCGACGACGGGGCGGTCCACGGACAAGCAGGGCGACGTGTACGCGTTCGGCGTGGTGGTGCTGCAGGTGCTGGCGGGGCGGCGCGCCGTGTCGCCGCCCCACCTCCagcagggcggcggcggcggcgggcggctgGACGACCTCGTGGACCCGCGCCTGCGCGGGCGGTTCTCGCGCGCCGAGGCCGCCAAGCTCGCCGGCGTCGCGCTGCTCTGCACCGCCGAGGCGCCCGCGCAGCGGCCCACCATGACCGCCGTGCTGCAGCAGCTCGGCACCAGCAGCCAGTGA